The Candidatus Methylomirabilota bacterium genomic interval GGATCGCGTCCCTCGCCAAGCAGCCTCTCAGCCTGCTGAATGACTCCCGGAGGCAACCCGACCCGAGCGGCAATCGCCAGGCCATGGCTGCGACCAGAAAGTCCAATTAATAATTTATACAGCGGTTTCAGGGTGTCAAGGTCGAACTCAACGCAGCCGTTTTCGATTCGAGGATGCGAATAGGCATAGGCCTTGATGGCGTCCAGGTGCGTGGTCGCCACGACCAGCGCGCCCCGCTCCAGAAGCGCCTCAAGGATGGCGATTCCCAGGCACGCCCCTTCGACCGGATCGGTGCCGGCGCCGAGCTCGTCAAGCAATACCAGGGTCCCGGGGCGTACCGCGTCGAGGATGCGCCGAATCTGACTGATGTGGGAGGAAAAGGTACTCAGGCTTTGCTCAATGCTCTGCTCGTCGCCAATATCCGCCAGGACGCCGCTGAACAAGGGGACCTCGGAGTCCGGAGAGGCCGGCAGGTGTAAACCGGCCTGCGCCATCAGCGAGAGCAGGCCGGCGGTCTTCAAGGCGACCGTTTTGCCGCCGGTATTCGGTCCGGTGATGAGCAGCGCGTCAAAGCCATCGCCCAGACGCAGGTCGATGGGTACGGTCTGGTGAGCCCCGGCCGCGTCTATCTGTTCCAGCAGGAGCGGGTGCCGGGCCTCGCGCAGCAGCAGAGGACCTCTGTCTTTCAAGGAGACAGGGGCACAGTGAAGCGCGTCGGCAAATCGAGCCGCGGCAGATCGGACGTCCAATTCAGCCGCGAGCAGTATCGTCGAGAGGACCGCATCGGCCTTAGAGCGGAGAGAGGCAGTGAGCGCGGCCAGCACCCTTCTGATCTCCTCCTCTTCAGATCGCTGCAACAACCGTAGTTGGTTATTGAGCTCTACCACCTCCTGGGGTTCCAGGAAGATGGTGACGCCGCTGACGGATCGATCCTGGACCACACCCTTCACGACGGCCCGGTAGTTCGGTTTGACAGGGATCACATACCGGTCGTTTCGGAGCGTCACAAGCGATTCGGCGATGTAGGGCTGGAGGGCAGGGGCCATCAGCAGAGACTGCAATCGAGCATGGATCAGGTTGCGGAGTTCATGGAGTCGAAGTCGAAGCTGGTTGAGCTTGCGGCTGGCCGTGTCCTTGATCTCTCCATCCGCGTCGATGGCTGCATGAATCTCCTCTATCAGGTCGGTATGATCATCCAGTCGGGAAGCGATGGCATGAAGTTGCGGGCACAACTCCCTGGAGCGTACGATTACGTGGCGGATCGCCGCTGCCGCTTCGAGCGATGTGGCGACCCTGATGAAATCGATTGCCGCGAGCACGGTCCCCTCTGGTCGGGATCGCCGGACCGACTCTCTGATGTCAAACAGCTGGTCAAATGGAAGTGTGGCTTCCCTGGACAGCAGCGCCCGGAACTCCTCAACCTCGTTCCGGACTGTCTTCGCTTCCTCCAGCGTTGGAAGAGGATGGATGCCTTGTGCCAACTCTCTTCCCAGCGGCGATCCGGCCTTGGCAGCCAATCGTGCCTGGATGGCCGGCCACTCCAGGACTTCGAGGGTGTGCTGGTCGATCTGATTCATCTAACGCATGGGCCTCCGGATGCCCAGGGACCGCGTGGATCCACTATAAACGCACAGGGGACTCGAAATCGAGTCCCCTGGACGGCCCACCCCAGTATGGGGGTCAATTCGTGATGAGGCAATTGCGCGGTCATCACCGCCGTGACAATGCGTCTTTGACCATCTGGCTGGCCACCTTCCCATCAGCCCGGCCTGAGATCTCCGGCATCAGGAGAGCCATGACCTTCCCCATATCCTTGACAGAACTCGCCTGCGCCGCGCCCACCGCTTCCTCTATCTTTTTTTGAAGCTCTTCCAGAGAGAGCGGCGGAGGCAGGTACGATTCGAGGAGCTTCAGCTCGGCCTCCTCCTTCGCGGCCAGTTCATCGCGTCCCCCCTTCATATACTGCTCGATGGCCTCTTTTCGGATCTTGCAAGACGCGATCACCGCCTGGATGATTTCCGAGTCGTCTAACTCTCCCCGCTTTTCTATTTCCCTATTCTTAATGAGCACGCTGAGCAGCCGAAGCACCGACGTCCTCAAGCGATCCCCACTTTTGAGGGCCGTCTTGAGGTCCTCGGCCAATCGCGCCTTTAACACGCCCACGCCCTACTCTACACCGAAGCGGACACGCTTCAAGGCCTTCTTTCTGGCAGCTATCGATTTTTTTTTGCGGCGGACACTGGGCTTCTCGTAATGCTCGCGCTTGCGGAGTTCTGACAAGACCCCAGCCTTCTCGCACTGTTTCTTGAAACGGCGGAGGGCGACCTCGAACGACTCGTCCTCCTTGACCGTCACACTCGCCATCCCCTTCACACCCCCTTGTCAATAGCGATGAGATGCACTACGGTTTGACAGGCTTCTCTGCGGAAGCTGGAGGCTGCCGCATCCCGATTCGGCTATATTTTATTATGATCGCACCATTCGCACGTTAATGTCAATGTTTTTACCAGCGTTAAGCTTTTCCAGTGCAGCGTTCCTAGCACTTCTTTACATTTACCGTTCGCCCTGAGCCAGTCGAAGGGCAATGTGTACTCAACGCCTCCCATCAGTGGTTCGACAGGCTCACCACGAACGGACTGTAAAGATTTCACCGGGACAGCACACTACTTTCTGCCAAGCAGGTTGTTCAACACCTTCCAAATCGGCTCAGCGTGTAGCCTCACTCAATAATCGTGACCTTCTTCATGACGTCCCCCCGCTTGATCTTCATAACGATGTCCATCCCCTCCACGACCTGGCCGAACACCGTGTATCCGCTGTCCAGCCTGGGTTGTGGCGCCAGGGTGATGTAGAACTGACTCCCAGCGCTGTTGGGCGCAGCGGTTTTCGCCATGGCCACCGCTCCGGTGGTGTGTTTGCGCGAATTGACTTCATCCTTGATGGTGTAACCGGGCCCACCGGTACCGTCTCCCTTCGGATCACCGCCCTGAGCGACAAAGCCGGGCACAACCCGATGAAAAGTGAGGCCGTTGTAGAAACCCTGCTTGGCTAGCTTGATGAAGTTCGCTACGGTCCCTGGGGCGTCGTTCGCGTAGAGTTCCACTACGATCTTGCCGGCCGCCATCTCGATGACAGCCTTTGGATTTTTCGTAGTCTCGGCCTCGGCCACAGCATGAAAACTCAACAAGACCAGCCCGACCCCCAGCATTCCAATCGCGCTTCGCATCGCATTCCTCCTGTTAGAGTTGAAGTTGTGTCGGTTTTCAATACCACCACCACCTTTACCTGTCAAACCATTTCCCGCACGCTGACCCCCAGAACAGATAGGGGCTCTCTAAGCAGTTACAGCAACGGTGTACATTGTGGGGTCACCAGCTTCCGCTGGCGCCGCCGCCTCCGCTCGATCCGCCGCCGAAGCCACCGAATCCGCCAAAGCCTGAGGAGCCGAAGCCGCCACCTGACCAGCCGCCGCTGTAGGGGCCGATCGGAAACCAGATGAAGCGATTGCGGAATCCGCGCGGGTCGCGGCGACGAAATGACCGCTCGCTTGCCATGCTGATGGCAATCAGCCCAACCAGCAGGAGTAAGAAGAGCAGGACGGGAGTAGTCTGAGAAACCAGGTGTACTGATCCGGTTCTCCGTTCGGGAACCGGCGCCTGAAGGCGGTACGAGTCGGGCGATGGGATCTGAATCTGCTTGTGCCTAGCGATGATCTCGACGATCCGGGCGATGCCCGCCTCGATCCCTTCGGCGAATTGGCCCTCTCGGAAGCGCGGCGTGATCGTATCGCGGATGATCTCTCCGGCCAGTCCGTCAGGGATCGTTTCCTCCAGACCGTAACCCACCTCGATCCGAAGCCGCCGTTCTGTCGGAGCGATCAGCAGCAACATCCCTTCGTCCTGCCCCTTCTTGCCGATCCCCCAGGCAGTAAACGCCTCGACAGCGACCTCTTCGACCGACTGTCCACCGAGGTTCGGGATGGTCACGACAGCGATCTCGACCCCCGTTTGTCGATTGACCTCTGTCAGGAACAGCTCCAGACGATGCTTCGTGGAGGCATCGAGCAGACCGGCGAGATCGCTCACCCACCCTTCGGGCTTGGGGAGGGAGATGCCGGCGGAGGGCGATCCGGAGAACAGGCAAAGAGCGAGCGCGCAGTAGAGTGGAAGCCAGCGAT includes:
- a CDS encoding peptidylprolyl isomerase, which encodes MRSAIGMLGVGLVLLSFHAVAEAETTKNPKAVIEMAAGKIVVELYANDAPGTVANFIKLAKQGFYNGLTFHRVVPGFVAQGGDPKGDGTGGPGYTIKDEVNSRKHTTGAVAMAKTAAPNSAGSQFYITLAPQPRLDSGYTVFGQVVEGMDIVMKIKRGDVMKKVTIIE
- a CDS encoding endonuclease MutS2 produces the protein MNQIDQHTLEVLEWPAIQARLAAKAGSPLGRELAQGIHPLPTLEEAKTVRNEVEEFRALLSREATLPFDQLFDIRESVRRSRPEGTVLAAIDFIRVATSLEAAAAIRHVIVRSRELCPQLHAIASRLDDHTDLIEEIHAAIDADGEIKDTASRKLNQLRLRLHELRNLIHARLQSLLMAPALQPYIAESLVTLRNDRYVIPVKPNYRAVVKGVVQDRSVSGVTIFLEPQEVVELNNQLRLLQRSEEEEIRRVLAALTASLRSKADAVLSTILLAAELDVRSAAARFADALHCAPVSLKDRGPLLLREARHPLLLEQIDAAGAHQTVPIDLRLGDGFDALLITGPNTGGKTVALKTAGLLSLMAQAGLHLPASPDSEVPLFSGVLADIGDEQSIEQSLSTFSSHISQIRRILDAVRPGTLVLLDELGAGTDPVEGACLGIAILEALLERGALVVATTHLDAIKAYAYSHPRIENGCVEFDLDTLKPLYKLLIGLSGRSHGLAIAARVGLPPGVIQQAERLLGEGRDPLRLLLDRLEGEQARLAEERETLTREAAETAKARGEAEARRDAARAEAEQLYRLACQQTEGAVADARAEIDRLLREFRSEQSRGRSAAQVRRRLFDLEQETKTRLSDVTGSDRVESNIDAASVRDGQEVVIKGLGQRGTVIGKPSPAGIVEIRLPLGKVRVPLEAVVSPGDSGRSETNRPIRLSRTQDDVNGELNLIGCDATEAARRLDQYVGDAFIVGLSTVRIIHGKGSGILRKAVAELLLNHPLVESFRVADYREGGIGATIVELHPHGVHMGGAA
- a CDS encoding GatB/YqeY domain-containing protein: MGVLKARLAEDLKTALKSGDRLRTSVLRLLSVLIKNREIEKRGELDDSEIIQAVIASCKIRKEAIEQYMKGGRDELAAKEEAELKLLESYLPPPLSLEELQKKIEEAVGAAQASSVKDMGKVMALLMPEISGRADGKVASQMVKDALSRR
- a CDS encoding TPM domain-containing protein translates to MPPDRRLSSPSHFIYRWLPLYCALALCLFSGSPSAGISLPKPEGWVSDLAGLLDASTKHRLELFLTEVNRQTGVEIAVVTIPNLGGQSVEEVAVEAFTAWGIGKKGQDEGMLLLIAPTERRLRIEVGYGLEETIPDGLAGEIIRDTITPRFREGQFAEGIEAGIARIVEIIARHKQIQIPSPDSYRLQAPVPERRTGSVHLVSQTTPVLLFLLLLVGLIAISMASERSFRRRDPRGFRNRFIWFPIGPYSGGWSGGGFGSSGFGGFGGFGGGSSGGGGASGSW
- the rpsU gene encoding 30S ribosomal protein S21, yielding MASVTVKEDESFEVALRRFKKQCEKAGVLSELRKREHYEKPSVRRKKKSIAARKKALKRVRFGVE